A stretch of the Porifericola rhodea genome encodes the following:
- a CDS encoding AAA domain-containing protein, giving the protein MAKSTEELNKVYDLLKLEKEADLEYYRQKVLNASLEQRKKEGLCWYPVTLTSQRYSMGEKLIIKINRTTEINQSHVFQSGKIVSLFANTNDKKQQPSVSGVVNDARNNQMTITLNANELPDWVNYANLGVDLLFDEMAYREMNKAIKRVIEAKNDRLLALREVLLGKDTASFGEADAKPVSKLNDSQNEALQKVAAARDVAVIHGPPGTGKTTTMVQAIIQTVQEEERVLVCAPSNAAVDLLTEKLSEEGLSVVRLGHPARVTDSNLNRTIDAQIAKHSYYKELKKIRKQAEDYRSLGFKYKRKYGRAEREQRQHLLREASRAKEEAEQLEHYIVADILTKTDVVTSTLVGASAQLIKGMRFRTVFIDEAAQALEAASWIPILKAERVIFAGDHFQLPPTVKSYEAAKQGLGETLMEKCVKRQQAMGKPVDIMLKTQYRMHQHIMNFSADYFYKGDLHAADHVKERLLLPDLTPVTFIDTAGCGFTEKVDPESLSTYNEEEGQLLLKHLSELAEQLGVEKIIKEQLTIGVIAPYRAQTKVLHELFENFEILKEIREQISIDTVDAFQGRERDIIYISLVRSNDKGEIGFLADERRMNVAMTRARMRLVMMGDSSTLGNHSFYSSILDYIQSIEAYQSAFELIY; this is encoded by the coding sequence ATGGCAAAATCTACTGAAGAACTCAATAAAGTATACGATCTGCTGAAGTTAGAGAAAGAAGCTGATCTGGAGTATTATCGTCAAAAAGTACTGAACGCCTCGCTGGAGCAGCGCAAAAAAGAAGGGCTTTGCTGGTATCCCGTTACACTGACTAGTCAGCGCTACAGCATGGGTGAAAAGCTCATCATAAAAATTAACCGTACTACCGAAATTAACCAGTCGCACGTTTTTCAGTCAGGCAAAATTGTAAGCCTGTTTGCCAATACTAATGATAAAAAGCAGCAACCCAGCGTATCCGGCGTTGTCAATGACGCGCGCAATAACCAAATGACCATCACTCTGAACGCAAATGAACTGCCTGACTGGGTAAACTACGCTAACCTGGGAGTAGATCTGCTGTTTGATGAAATGGCTTATCGTGAGATGAATAAAGCTATTAAAAGAGTGATAGAAGCCAAAAATGACCGGCTTTTAGCATTAAGAGAAGTGCTATTGGGTAAAGATACTGCAAGCTTTGGAGAAGCCGATGCAAAGCCTGTTTCCAAACTAAATGATAGCCAGAACGAAGCCCTGCAAAAAGTAGCGGCAGCCAGAGATGTAGCTGTCATACACGGCCCTCCTGGCACGGGCAAGACTACCACAATGGTACAGGCCATTATACAAACTGTGCAAGAAGAAGAAAGAGTACTGGTTTGTGCTCCGAGTAATGCGGCAGTAGATCTGCTGACAGAAAAACTTTCTGAAGAAGGGCTAAGTGTCGTTCGTCTGGGGCACCCTGCCAGGGTCACCGATAGTAACCTTAACCGAACTATTGATGCTCAGATTGCTAAGCACAGCTATTATAAAGAGCTAAAAAAAATAAGAAAACAGGCTGAAGACTACCGTTCGCTGGGCTTTAAATACAAACGCAAATATGGACGTGCTGAACGTGAACAAAGACAGCATCTGTTAAGAGAAGCATCGCGTGCCAAAGAAGAAGCCGAGCAGCTGGAACACTATATTGTGGCCGATATTTTGACTAAAACAGATGTTGTAACCTCTACCCTGGTAGGTGCTTCTGCCCAACTGATTAAAGGAATGCGGTTTCGTACAGTATTTATTGATGAAGCCGCACAGGCTCTGGAGGCTGCCAGTTGGATTCCGATACTTAAGGCAGAACGAGTAATTTTTGCCGGTGACCACTTTCAGCTACCACCAACTGTAAAATCTTATGAAGCTGCTAAACAGGGTCTTGGAGAAACTCTTATGGAAAAGTGCGTGAAAAGACAGCAGGCTATGGGCAAGCCGGTAGATATTATGCTTAAGACACAGTACCGCATGCACCAACACATTATGAACTTCTCGGCAGACTATTTTTATAAAGGAGACCTTCATGCTGCTGACCATGTAAAAGAACGCCTGCTACTGCCCGACCTGACTCCGGTCACTTTTATTGACACTGCCGGCTGTGGCTTCACTGAAAAAGTAGACCCTGAAAGTCTCAGTACTTATAACGAAGAAGAAGGACAGCTTTTGCTTAAGCATTTATCTGAGCTGGCAGAGCAGTTGGGTGTAGAAAAAATTATAAAAGAGCAGCTAACGATTGGGGTAATTGCTCCTTACCGCGCCCAGACCAAAGTGCTGCATGAGCTGTTTGAAAACTTTGAAATACTCAAAGAAATACGAGAGCAGATAAGCATAGATACCGTTGATGCTTTTCAGGGTAGAGAGAGAGATATCATCTACATAAGCCTGGTGCGTTCTAATGATAAGGGAGAGATTGGTTTTCTGGCCGATGAACGCCGGATGAATGTAGCCATGACCAGAGCCAGGATGCGATTGGTGATGATGGGCGATAGCTCCACATTAGGCAATCATTCTTTCTACAGCAGCATACTGGATTATATACAAAGCATAGAAGCTTACCAAAGTGCATTTGAGCTAATATATTAA
- a CDS encoding YybH family protein: MENLKNPVDREIDEQKIRSLITEKYPYAVRSGQAKNYSALYTSDVTYLPYDGPACHSPKEIEKFYNMITEKFRIEPVLSIEELKVLDTGEDAYAIGLSTATLTPKDGSAAHTYPFRVMWLFHKVLGQWKIHKQVWNVKPQVAH, encoded by the coding sequence ATGGAAAATTTAAAAAATCCTGTTGATAGAGAAATTGATGAACAGAAAATCAGAAGCCTGATCACTGAAAAGTACCCTTATGCTGTTCGTTCAGGGCAAGCTAAAAACTATTCTGCACTCTACACATCTGATGTTACTTATCTCCCCTATGATGGTCCCGCATGCCATAGCCCAAAAGAGATAGAAAAGTTCTACAACATGATAACAGAGAAATTCCGTATTGAGCCGGTACTAAGTATTGAAGAGCTCAAAGTACTAGATACGGGTGAAGATGCTTATGCAATTGGGCTTTCTACTGCTACCCTTACTCCAAAAGATGGTTCAGCTGCTCATACGTACCCCTTTCGTGTTATGTGGCTTTTTCATAAAGTACTGGGCCAGTGGAAGATTCATAAGCAAGTCTGGAATGTAAAACCGCAAGTAGCTCACTAA
- a CDS encoding patatin-like phospholipase family protein yields the protein MSETAQRSISLVLGSGGARGLAHIGVIHWLEENDFKIDSISGCSMGALVGGIYAAGKLDAFEKWVRTVNKFGIISMLDIAWGMSGLIRGEKIINTLVKLVGDQKIEELPINYTAVAADIRGEKEVWIRSGSLFDAIRASISIPLFFTPFRYNGVDLIDGGVLNPVPIAPTFGDHTEMIIAVNVGSAMDTKEELKDVHPESVEEPVSFFDKLTRFFDSSQQNEAKSRQREWGAYDITTQAFDAMQSTIARQKLAAYPPDHIIEISRHACGTLEFDRASEMIDLGYSKAEEFLAPKLKR from the coding sequence ATGTCAGAAACAGCTCAAAGATCTATATCATTAGTACTAGGTAGTGGAGGTGCCAGAGGGCTGGCCCATATTGGGGTTATTCATTGGTTAGAAGAAAACGACTTTAAAATAGATTCTATTTCCGGTTGTTCTATGGGAGCACTGGTAGGTGGGATATACGCCGCAGGCAAACTGGATGCTTTTGAAAAATGGGTACGAACGGTTAATAAGTTCGGTATCATCTCCATGCTGGATATTGCCTGGGGTATGAGCGGCCTGATCCGGGGAGAGAAAATTATTAATACTTTGGTCAAATTGGTCGGTGATCAAAAAATTGAGGAATTGCCCATTAACTATACAGCAGTAGCAGCAGATATCAGAGGTGAAAAAGAAGTCTGGATACGTAGTGGAAGCCTTTTTGATGCCATACGTGCTTCTATTTCCATTCCCCTCTTTTTTACACCTTTTCGTTATAATGGCGTAGACCTGATAGATGGTGGAGTGCTTAACCCAGTGCCTATTGCCCCAACTTTCGGTGACCATACAGAGATGATAATAGCAGTAAATGTAGGTAGTGCTATGGATACCAAAGAAGAACTGAAAGATGTGCATCCGGAATCGGTAGAAGAGCCGGTATCATTTTTTGATAAGCTCACCCGTTTTTTTGATAGTTCGCAGCAAAATGAAGCCAAAAGCAGACAAAGAGAGTGGGGAGCATACGACATTACCACACAAGCTTTTGATGCTATGCAAAGTACCATTGCCCGGCAAAAGCTTGCTGCCTATCCCCCAGACCATATTATTGAAATCTCTCGTCATGCCTGTGGTACTTTAGAGTTTGACCGCGCCTCAGAAATGATAGACCTGGGCTACAGCAAGGCTGAAGAGTTTCTGGCTCCCAAACTAAAAAGGTAA
- a CDS encoding methylated-DNA--[protein]-cysteine S-methyltransferase, whose amino-acid sequence MSTQTELHYQRIAEAITYLQENFKAQPQLDEVAKAMHLSPYHFQRLFTDWAGVSPKKFLQYVTIAHAKKVLKEPQATLFDVAIDSGLSGSSRLHDLFINIEGMSPREYKNGGEALDINYSFADSPFGKVIIASTAKGVCHMAFAEDEDSALTYLKTRFPRASYYQALDMMQQKALYIFTHDWSKLEEVKLHLKGTDFQLKVWESLLSIPLGRLSTYGAIAQKLAKPKASRAVGSAVGSNPVAFLIPCHRVIQSSGVIGQYHWGRQRKTAMIGWEAAQLELDKH is encoded by the coding sequence ATGAGCACACAGACCGAGCTGCATTATCAGCGTATTGCTGAGGCAATTACTTATCTGCAAGAGAACTTTAAAGCACAACCCCAGCTGGATGAAGTGGCAAAAGCTATGCACCTGAGCCCTTACCACTTCCAGCGCTTATTTACAGACTGGGCAGGTGTAAGTCCTAAAAAGTTTTTGCAGTATGTTACCATTGCCCACGCCAAAAAGGTGCTCAAAGAGCCGCAAGCTACACTTTTTGATGTAGCAATAGATTCAGGTTTGTCCGGTAGTAGTCGTTTGCATGATCTTTTCATCAATATAGAAGGTATGAGCCCAAGAGAGTATAAAAATGGGGGAGAGGCGCTGGATATTAACTACAGCTTTGCCGATAGCCCTTTTGGTAAAGTTATCATTGCTTCTACTGCCAAAGGTGTTTGTCATATGGCCTTTGCCGAAGATGAAGATAGTGCTCTCACTTATCTAAAAACCAGGTTTCCTCGTGCGAGCTATTATCAGGCATTGGATATGATGCAGCAAAAGGCATTATATATCTTTACTCACGACTGGTCTAAGCTGGAAGAGGTGAAGCTTCATCTTAAGGGTACAGATTTTCAGCTGAAGGTGTGGGAAAGCTTGCTTAGTATACCTCTTGGGCGGCTTTCTACCTATGGTGCTATCGCCCAGAAACTGGCTAAGCCTAAAGCCTCACGTGCGGTTGGTTCAGCTGTGGGTAGTAATCCGGTAGCTTTTCTAATCCCATGCCATCGGGTGATACAATCCAGTGGTGTAATTGGTCAATACCATTGGGGCAGGCAGCGAAAAACTGCTATGATCGGCTGGGAAGCTGCTCAGCTCGAGCTTGATAAGCATTAG
- a CDS encoding Ada metal-binding domain-containing protein yields the protein MWIHTMLTGIYLHRLIRKGAIRWGGNGKLKIYGKLNCQSGKRMKKTTRVFFESEEEALKAAYRPCGHCLKEAYKNWKDGLI from the coding sequence ATGTGGATACACACTATGCTAACAGGTATCTACTTGCATCGCCTGATTAGAAAAGGAGCGATCAGATGGGGAGGGAACGGCAAGCTTAAAATTTATGGCAAACTGAATTGCCAAAGCGGTAAGCGAATGAAAAAAACTACAAGAGTGTTTTTTGAGTCGGAAGAAGAAGCGCTAAAGGCAGCTTATCGGCCCTGCGGCCACTGTTTAAAAGAAGCATATAAAAACTGGAAAGATGGACTTATTTAA
- a CDS encoding alpha-ketoglutarate-dependent dioxygenase AlkB family protein, whose protein sequence is MDLFNQGEDVNLLPYDGIVNYHGLIMSQEEADHYYERLLYDIAWKNDEAVIFGKHIITKRKVAWYGDENYAYTYSNTTKEALAWTPELLELKQKVEEHSATRYNSCLLNLYHDGGEGMAWHSDDEKALEKDGSIASVSLGAVRKFAFKHKENKQTVSMLLEHGSLLLMKGSTQTNWLHRLPPTKKVKKPRINLTFRRMAVN, encoded by the coding sequence ATGGACTTATTTAATCAGGGAGAAGATGTTAACCTCTTACCTTACGATGGTATAGTAAACTATCACGGTCTCATAATGTCGCAAGAAGAAGCAGACCACTATTATGAGCGTTTGTTGTATGATATAGCCTGGAAAAACGATGAGGCCGTAATTTTTGGAAAGCATATCATTACCAAAAGAAAGGTAGCCTGGTATGGTGATGAGAATTACGCATATACCTACTCTAACACCACAAAAGAGGCGTTGGCCTGGACCCCCGAACTGCTGGAGCTTAAGCAGAAAGTAGAAGAGCATAGTGCTACTAGATATAATTCCTGCTTACTCAACCTCTACCACGATGGCGGAGAAGGAATGGCCTGGCATAGCGATGATGAAAAAGCTCTGGAGAAAGATGGTAGCATTGCATCTGTTAGTTTAGGCGCGGTACGTAAATTTGCCTTCAAACATAAAGAAAACAAGCAAACTGTCTCTATGCTGCTGGAGCACGGTAGCCTACTGTTGATGAAAGGAAGTACACAAACTAATTGGCTTCACCGTTTACCACCTACCAAAAAAGTTAAAAAACCAAGAATCAACCTCACCTTCCGCAGAATGGCAGTTAATTAA
- a CDS encoding D-arabinono-1,4-lactone oxidase, protein MEKRTFLKTTSATVIGSLLVPLAACNNSNPQTQTNLTEETRKNWAGNLTYSTKQLYQPETVPALQEVVRKHKKVKAVGTRHCFNRIADSEFYHVSLQGLKQIALDENNNTVSIEAGVNYGELSHYLHEKGYALHNLASLPHISVVGACATATHGSGVKQANLASAVRQIEFVKADGELLSLSRDMEGDKFNGAVVNLGALGIVTRLTLDVLPTFQMRQDIYLELPVNQLEQHFEEVMSAGYSVSLFTDWQGDTVNQVWVKRKVENVPVGDADPEFFGARLADRDLHPIIEISAENCTQQMGVAGPWYERMPHFRMEFTPSSGKELQAEYFVPREQAMSAFRAIQKLKDEIAPLLMISEIRTIAADNFWMSPCYQQDSVAFHFTCKQDWQNLKELLPKIESVLQAYDVRPHWGKMFTLPAKRLRALYPKFTEFMKLKEEYDPEGKFSNTFLEERLFKT, encoded by the coding sequence ATGGAAAAGAGAACGTTTCTTAAAACCACTTCGGCTACAGTTATTGGTAGCTTGCTCGTACCACTAGCTGCCTGCAACAATTCTAACCCACAAACACAAACAAATTTGACTGAAGAAACACGGAAAAACTGGGCAGGAAATCTTACTTATAGCACCAAACAATTATATCAGCCAGAGACTGTACCTGCATTACAGGAGGTTGTGCGCAAACACAAAAAAGTTAAGGCAGTTGGTACAAGACACTGCTTTAACCGCATAGCGGATAGCGAGTTTTATCATGTTTCTTTGCAGGGGCTTAAGCAGATAGCGCTAGACGAAAATAACAATACTGTAAGTATAGAAGCGGGAGTGAACTACGGAGAGCTTTCTCATTACCTACACGAAAAAGGTTATGCTTTGCACAATCTGGCTTCTTTACCCCATATTTCTGTAGTAGGGGCCTGCGCTACCGCTACACATGGTTCGGGAGTAAAACAGGCTAACCTGGCTTCGGCAGTCAGGCAAATAGAATTTGTAAAAGCTGATGGGGAGCTGCTAAGCCTTTCTCGTGATATGGAGGGGGATAAGTTTAATGGAGCAGTAGTAAATCTAGGTGCTTTGGGCATAGTTACCCGACTGACGTTGGATGTGCTGCCTACTTTTCAAATGCGTCAGGATATTTATCTGGAGTTGCCGGTAAATCAGCTGGAACAGCACTTTGAGGAGGTAATGTCAGCTGGCTATAGTGTAAGCCTTTTCACCGATTGGCAGGGTGATACGGTCAATCAGGTGTGGGTGAAGAGAAAAGTTGAAAATGTGCCGGTTGGAGATGCCGATCCCGAATTTTTTGGAGCCAGGCTTGCCGACAGAGACCTTCACCCTATCATTGAAATATCGGCAGAAAACTGTACCCAACAGATGGGAGTGGCTGGCCCCTGGTACGAGCGAATGCCTCACTTTCGTATGGAGTTTACTCCTAGCAGTGGTAAAGAGCTACAGGCAGAGTATTTTGTGCCTCGTGAGCAGGCTATGTCTGCTTTTCGTGCTATACAGAAGCTTAAAGATGAGATAGCTCCCTTGCTGATGATTTCAGAAATAAGAACTATCGCTGCCGATAATTTTTGGATGAGCCCCTGCTACCAACAGGATAGTGTCGCCTTCCACTTTACCTGCAAGCAGGACTGGCAAAACCTGAAAGAATTACTTCCTAAAATAGAATCCGTATTGCAGGCTTACGATGTCCGTCCTCATTGGGGCAAAATGTTTACTCTGCCTGCTAAACGCCTGAGGGCACTCTACCCCAAGTTTACAGAATTCATGAAGCTAAAAGAAGAGTACGATCCTGAGGGTAAGTTTAGCAATACGTTTCTGGAAGAAAGACTCTTTAAAACATAA
- a CDS encoding phytanoyl-CoA dioxygenase family protein, with protein sequence MNYHLQELGVQADTLSPEEKKFLDKNGYLILGKLLSDEQLKQLRYKVNELMEKEGDQAGAELAESKYIRHPKEEGAERLADLVNKDEAFDIFYTHPKVLAGITHVLGENFKLSSLNYRGALPGYGQQKLHVDWHEAVAANDYKVCNSIWLLDDFTSVNGATRFVAGTQNEGRLPQDELPDPMASHPKEKLLEAPAGTVVIFNSHTWHGGTTNRGQKVRRAIHSYFCRRDQPQQIDQQRYILPQTRARLSASALHVLAV encoded by the coding sequence ATGAACTACCATCTACAAGAACTTGGAGTACAGGCAGATACTTTAAGCCCCGAGGAGAAAAAGTTTCTGGATAAAAACGGATACCTTATTTTAGGTAAACTCCTCTCTGATGAGCAGTTGAAACAGCTTCGGTACAAGGTTAATGAGTTGATGGAGAAAGAGGGAGACCAGGCAGGCGCGGAGTTAGCAGAGTCAAAATACATCCGCCACCCTAAAGAGGAAGGAGCAGAACGCCTGGCCGATTTGGTTAATAAAGACGAAGCTTTTGATATATTCTATACACACCCTAAAGTGCTGGCGGGCATTACCCATGTGTTAGGAGAAAATTTCAAACTGTCTTCTTTAAACTACCGGGGAGCCTTACCCGGCTATGGACAGCAGAAACTGCATGTAGACTGGCATGAGGCCGTGGCTGCCAACGACTATAAAGTTTGTAATTCTATCTGGCTACTGGACGATTTTACCTCAGTGAATGGTGCTACTCGCTTTGTAGCAGGTACCCAAAACGAAGGCAGGCTACCTCAGGATGAACTGCCAGACCCTATGGCTTCTCATCCCAAAGAAAAACTTCTGGAAGCTCCTGCTGGCACTGTAGTTATTTTCAATTCGCATACCTGGCATGGAGGTACCACTAACAGAGGCCAGAAAGTGAGAAGGGCAATTCATAGTTATTTTTGCAGAAGAGATCAGCCTCAGCAAATAGACCAGCAGCGCTATATTCTTCCGCAGACCAGGGCCAGACTTAGCGCCTCAGCTTTGCATGTATTAGCTGTGTAG
- a CDS encoding hemolysin family protein has protein sequence MTILLGFFLLSIIFSFLCSIWEAVLLSVTPSYIKRKEQESPATGKLLASLKEDIDKPLSAILTLNTIAHTVGAIGVGAQAGKLFGENYFNLLGFQMTYESLIATLMTLAILFLSEIIPKTIGANNWKSLAPLTARALRALIWILKPFVWVSNLLTKILKKDKDKSVFSRQDFAAITEVANESGAFEENDYNLIKNVLKFDELTAEDVMTPRTVMVMAEENQTLKEFYEQNQKMIFSRIPLYHESRDAISGILLKDDLLQNMVEGNSDELLKNIKREVSVVWNNTPLRTVFETLNEKREHIAVVVDEYGGLMGLVTLEDVFETLFGLEIMDETDSVADLQRYARQKWEQRAKKLGLIE, from the coding sequence ATGACAATACTTTTAGGATTTTTTCTCTTATCCATCATTTTTTCTTTTTTATGCTCTATCTGGGAGGCTGTATTGCTTAGTGTTACGCCTTCGTACATCAAAAGGAAAGAGCAGGAATCTCCGGCTACCGGCAAACTGCTGGCCAGCCTTAAAGAAGATATAGATAAGCCTCTATCAGCCATTCTTACCCTTAATACTATTGCCCATACGGTAGGTGCTATAGGTGTAGGTGCGCAGGCTGGTAAACTGTTTGGCGAAAATTATTTTAACTTACTGGGCTTCCAAATGACCTATGAGTCATTGATTGCTACTTTAATGACGCTGGCTATACTTTTCTTGTCAGAGATTATCCCTAAAACAATAGGGGCAAATAACTGGAAAAGTCTGGCCCCTTTAACAGCACGAGCCCTGAGAGCTTTAATCTGGATACTAAAACCCTTTGTATGGGTTAGTAATCTACTCACTAAAATTCTTAAAAAGGATAAAGATAAGAGTGTCTTTAGCCGGCAGGATTTTGCAGCTATTACCGAAGTGGCCAATGAGAGTGGTGCCTTTGAAGAAAACGACTATAATTTAATTAAAAACGTACTCAAATTTGACGAGCTTACTGCCGAAGATGTGATGACTCCCCGTACGGTGATGGTCATGGCAGAAGAAAACCAGACATTGAAAGAGTTTTATGAACAAAATCAAAAAATGATCTTTTCTCGTATTCCACTCTACCATGAGTCGCGAGATGCAATTTCAGGTATTCTACTAAAAGATGATCTGCTCCAAAATATGGTAGAAGGTAATTCTGATGAGTTGTTAAAGAACATAAAAAGAGAGGTAAGTGTCGTCTGGAACAACACGCCCTTGCGTACTGTATTTGAAACTTTAAACGAAAAACGTGAGCATATAGCGGTAGTTGTAGATGAGTATGGTGGTTTAATGGGGCTGGTAACCCTTGAAGATGTTTTTGAAACTCTTTTTGGTCTGGAGATTATGGATGAAACCGACTCAGTAGCAGATCTGCAACGCTATGCACGGCAGAAGTGGGAGCAACGTGCCAAAAAGCTGGGTTTGATTGAATAA
- a CDS encoding amidohydrolase family protein: MRYFFLFVMLCLSCTTSQEPETSNREISASSTIISQVNVINVRDGSIDEGRFVVIDSGKISQILENEPPLPEGVKLINGNGKYLMPGLAEMHAHIPSPPQTDAYIEETLFLYLSNGVTTIRGMLGHPVHLELREKAKNNEILSPRIYTSSPSFNGNTVKTPEEARQKVVSSKEAGYDFLKLHPGIQLEVFNEIVEAANELDIPFAGHVSVDVGIRRALESEYASIDHVDGFLEGLVPEETDVQPDENGFFGYNFTKLADTTNIGELVAMSKDRQVWVVPTQSLFDRWFSPESADALAAAPEMKYMPRSTLEKWVESKKQLTSVAEYSAEQWEEFNAIRKAMIHRLHEEGQGLLLGSDAPQVFNVPGFSIHHELSGMLQSGLTTLEAIQIGTVNPALFFDREGEFGEVLEGASADLILLSANPLESLEAIKNPDGVMVRGFWLSRDDIDSRLEEIAQNNQER, from the coding sequence ATGCGATATTTTTTTTTATTTGTCATGCTGTGTCTGTCCTGTACAACCAGTCAGGAACCAGAAACCAGCAACCGGGAGATTAGTGCAAGCTCTACCATTATTTCACAGGTAAATGTGATAAATGTACGTGATGGTAGCATTGACGAAGGTCGCTTTGTCGTAATAGATTCGGGTAAAATAAGCCAGATTCTGGAAAATGAGCCTCCTTTGCCAGAAGGGGTAAAGCTGATCAATGGTAATGGCAAATACCTGATGCCTGGACTAGCCGAAATGCATGCGCATATTCCCTCTCCTCCACAGACTGATGCTTACATAGAAGAAACGCTATTCCTCTACCTTTCTAATGGGGTAACCACTATCAGAGGCATGTTGGGGCACCCGGTTCACCTAGAATTGCGCGAGAAAGCAAAGAATAACGAAATTCTAAGCCCAAGAATTTATACATCAAGCCCTTCGTTTAATGGCAATACTGTAAAAACCCCTGAAGAAGCTCGTCAGAAAGTAGTGAGTTCCAAAGAGGCTGGCTACGACTTTCTTAAGCTACACCCTGGTATTCAGCTAGAAGTATTTAATGAGATAGTAGAAGCTGCTAATGAACTGGATATTCCTTTTGCCGGTCATGTGTCAGTAGATGTGGGTATTAGGCGTGCACTAGAAAGCGAATATGCCTCTATTGACCATGTAGATGGTTTTCTGGAAGGTTTAGTACCCGAAGAGACAGATGTACAGCCAGATGAGAATGGCTTTTTCGGTTATAATTTTACCAAATTGGCAGATACAACCAATATTGGAGAACTGGTGGCTATGAGCAAAGATCGTCAGGTTTGGGTAGTACCCACACAAAGTCTGTTTGACCGTTGGTTTTCTCCTGAAAGTGCCGATGCACTGGCTGCTGCTCCAGAAATGAAGTATATGCCACGATCTACCTTAGAAAAATGGGTAGAAAGTAAAAAGCAACTGACCAGTGTTGCAGAGTATAGTGCTGAGCAGTGGGAGGAGTTTAATGCAATACGTAAAGCCATGATTCACCGCTTGCACGAAGAGGGACAGGGTTTACTCTTGGGTTCAGACGCTCCACAGGTGTTCAACGTACCTGGTTTTTCTATTCATCATGAACTTAGCGGTATGCTTCAGTCGGGCCTTACAACTTTGGAAGCAATTCAGATCGGAACTGTTAATCCGGCATTGTTTTTTGATAGGGAAGGAGAGTTTGGCGAAGTGCTTGAAGGAGCGAGTGCAGATCTGATACTGCTGTCAGCTAACCCTCTGGAAAGCCTGGAAGCTATCAAAAACCCTGATGGGGTTATGGTAAGAGGTTTCTGGCTTAGCCGCGATGATATTGATAGCCGCCTGGAGGAGATTGCACAAAACAACCAGGAGCGATAA
- a CDS encoding GIN domain-containing protein, whose product MMKKLYTPLAFLFSLFAAFTLNGCKESEGDVGPIVRKDLPAFNKIDVAQNVSVNLRAGEQVLEIRGDGQLEQVVAEVENGELKLYNPSGLASNVVVDIWVSNLKLLSCRENSITNILEDFSTNSSSLSIIGKNAAKIRVKNSLNYESVYFELRDASNMAIANLQASKAQGELLNGTRCHIEGQIGQLELNMTDGCRFNLDFPDADLSLSTPVVTENCVITAKNGAQAWVQASNKLQVNVSDGSRVFYKGEPQEIVKELHNGGQVEKKEE is encoded by the coding sequence ATGATGAAAAAGCTATATACACCTTTGGCTTTTCTATTTAGCCTGTTTGCTGCCTTTACTCTCAATGGTTGTAAAGAAAGCGAAGGTGACGTTGGGCCCATTGTTCGCAAAGATCTTCCTGCGTTTAACAAAATAGATGTCGCGCAAAATGTGAGTGTGAACCTTCGTGCTGGGGAGCAGGTGCTGGAAATCAGAGGCGATGGCCAACTGGAACAGGTAGTAGCTGAAGTAGAAAATGGAGAACTTAAATTGTATAACCCCAGCGGACTTGCCAGTAATGTAGTAGTTGATATCTGGGTGTCTAACCTGAAACTGCTCAGTTGTAGAGAGAACAGCATAACTAATATTCTGGAAGATTTTAGCACCAACAGTTCATCGCTAAGCATCATCGGGAAAAATGCCGCTAAAATCAGAGTAAAAAATTCTTTGAATTACGAAAGCGTCTATTTTGAGCTGAGAGATGCTTCTAATATGGCTATTGCAAACTTACAGGCCAGCAAGGCACAGGGCGAGCTCCTAAATGGCACACGATGTCATATTGAAGGGCAGATAGGCCAGCTAGAACTAAATATGACTGATGGCTGCCGCTTTAATCTGGACTTCCCTGATGCTGACTTAAGCTTAAGCACACCGGTTGTTACTGAAAACTGTGTCATTACCGCTAAAAACGGAGCGCAAGCGTGGGTACAGGCTTCCAATAAATTGCAGGTAAATGTGAGTGACGGTAGCCGTGTCTTCTACAAAGGTGAGCCGCAGGAGATTGTCAAGGAGCTTCACAATGGAGGCCAGGTAGAAAAGAAAGAAGAATAA